The Williamsoniiplasma somnilux genome includes a window with the following:
- a CDS encoding BspA family leucine-rich repeat surface protein, which translates to MKKLLSILASLSFTASITSITVAACADDKLFQNIKILENDLNKILETKKYESWILNDLQFEIDKLYGSGAITVEEINDKNNKSKPQVMNQMFLFNGNAKEDNGFLYEGSITLTHTWTETIGFVKPITDINTQLQEILDSRKDLKWTKPELEQAIVDAKLDVVGGITVELQSAINYAWTGEEKNDKYIFTGHGTTTNEFIYEGSTTLNHEWIEKSDETLPISQIKPKLQEILDFKSSTEWSQSDLQSAIDNDPFINDKGGITVTEISNSNFTDKVGGTKEWKFVGIGSINNQHKYRGNTTLNHIWVESQPTIYIDSEGNEEETSKLDFADINAKEIKQFGFDKEGNSIQTFRGSKVSSYLPKQIKSLKLMFGYNQNEFIEGIENWDTSNITDMTQTFGAASFFNQPLNWDTSNVITMEGMFSLNDLFDQPLNWDTSKVVNMKEMFMRALNFNQDISKWDTSNVTNMSFMFRETEQFDQDISIWNVSKVTNYENFDLQANPYWDQTYKPKFNT; encoded by the coding sequence ATGAAAAAATTATTAAGTATTTTGGCATCCTTATCTTTTACAGCCAGTATTACTAGTATAACTGTTGCGGCTTGTGCAGATGACAAATTATTTCAAAACATTAAAATATTAGAAAATGATTTAAACAAAATTTTAGAAACAAAAAAATATGAATCTTGAATTTTAAATGATTTACAATTTGAAATCGATAAATTATATGGTTCAGGAGCTATTACGGTTGAAGAAATTAATGATAAAAATAATAAGTCTAAACCCCAAGTAATGAATCAAATGTTTCTTTTCAATGGAAATGCAAAAGAGGACAATGGTTTTCTTTATGAAGGTTCAATAACTTTAACTCACACTTGAACTGAAACGATTGGTTTTGTTAAACCAATAACTGACATCAATACTCAACTTCAAGAAATTTTAGATTCTAGAAAAGATCTTAAATGAACAAAACCGGAATTAGAACAAGCAATTGTAGATGCTAAACTTGATGTTGTTGGTGGAATTACGGTTGAATTACAATCAGCAATCAATTATGCTTGAACAGGTGAAGAAAAGAACGATAAATACATTTTTACTGGTCACGGAACCACAACCAATGAGTTTATTTATGAAGGCTCAACAACTTTAAATCATGAATGAATCGAAAAAAGTGATGAAACATTACCAATTTCACAAATCAAGCCTAAACTTCAAGAAATATTAGATTTTAAAAGTAGTACAGAATGATCACAATCAGATTTACAATCAGCTATAGATAATGACCCCTTCATTAATGATAAAGGAGGCATTACTGTTACTGAAATTTCTAATTCCAATTTTACTGATAAAGTTGGTGGAACTAAAGAATGAAAATTTGTAGGAATTGGTAGCATAAATAATCAACATAAATATCGTGGAAATACTACATTAAACCATATATGAGTAGAATCACAACCAACTATATATATTGATTCTGAAGGTAATGAAGAAGAAACTAGCAAACTAGATTTTGCAGATATAAATGCTAAAGAAATTAAACAATTTGGTTTCGACAAAGAAGGTAATTCAATTCAAACTTTTAGAGGCAGCAAAGTTTCTAGTTATTTACCAAAGCAAATAAAGTCTTTAAAATTAATGTTTGGATATAACCAAAATGAATTTATAGAAGGTATTGAAAATTGAGACACTTCAAACATAACTGATATGACACAAACGTTTGGTGCAGCAAGTTTTTTTAATCAACCTTTAAACTGAGACACTTCCAACGTGATCACTATGGAAGGTATGTTTTCTTTAAATGATCTTTTTGATCAACCATTAAATTGGGACACTTCAAAAGTAGTTAATATGAAAGAAATGTTTATGAGAGCTTTAAATTTTAATCAAGACATTTCCAAATGGGACACTTCAAATGTAACGAATATGTCTTTTATGTTTAGAGAAACTG
- a CDS encoding BspA family leucine-rich repeat surface protein has protein sequence MKNIKLETEWTEYLDFEGNLQKTKEFNFKKIKAKEIIKLGYNSNGSTIHHFKGAKVPNFLPPQIKRLNEMFSGNAHKEIIGVQDWDVRYIEDFSYLFENARKFNVDLSGWFTFNVKIMEGMFKGAKSFNQNINHFHTNNVYNTKYMFQNAINFNQKLNLWDARKFKFFRSMFENAQAFNQDLSTWSFESKNVFSTDYDKDTFNWKEEFKPKFK, from the coding sequence AATTTACAAAAAACCAAAGAATTTAACTTTAAAAAAATTAAGGCAAAAGAAATTATAAAACTAGGATACAACAGTAATGGTTCTACAATTCATCACTTCAAGGGAGCTAAAGTTCCTAATTTTTTACCTCCACAAATTAAAAGATTGAATGAAATGTTTTCTGGCAACGCTCATAAGGAAATTATTGGAGTTCAAGACTGAGATGTTAGGTATATTGAGGATTTTTCTTATTTATTTGAAAATGCCCGGAAATTTAATGTGGATCTCTCGGGGTGATTTACATTTAACGTTAAAATAATGGAAGGAATGTTCAAAGGGGCCAAAAGTTTTAATCAAAACATTAATCACTTTCATACAAATAATGTTTATAACACTAAATACATGTTTCAAAATGCAATTAACTTTAATCAAAAACTGAATTTATGAGATGCTAGAAAGTTTAAATTTTTTAGATCAATGTTTGAAAATGCACAAGCATTTAACCAAGATTTATCTACATGAAGTTTTGAATCTAAAAATGTTTTTTCAACAGATTATGATAAAGATACCTTTAATTGAAAAGAAGAATTTAAACCAAAGTTCAAATAA